A genomic stretch from Candidatus Paceibacterota bacterium includes:
- the murD gene encoding UDP-N-acetylmuramoyl-L-alanine--D-glutamate ligase: MLDQYKNKNIHIIGIGGAEGSAIAEFLVMHGITSVTGHDFSPKDDFGKAFRNTHLSLKSKERENALDHLLNLPIKINFKEDYLAGAENADIVFVSQVWFKYPQNLPKLKDLYDKGIMFKTITNLYFELAPCKIISVTGTNGKTTTSRLINSIFEVWGRGNENPEVYFAGNDRQNIQVLDKLAKMEKEDVLILETSSTQLMLNSGISPYIGVITNITPNHIDDHGSLENYIEAKKNLIRFQKKGDFAVLNYDDVYSQKFIKSVKSKVFLFSRKKKLESGCFVSDGRILAKINGKETQLLSLSDIRIPGMHNVENVLAAASAAYLYGVDPEIIREGISKYSGIKHRLKLLYNIKGVRYYDDTQATTPEATISGLDSFEGDIILLAGGDDKGMNYDALSEKICKKAKFLILFPGDASNKIEALLDGNNIEFAKVIDMNGAIDQLKKYYQKTAMKDGSVVLISPASAHFYSKFVENSGKDLKEWIRLVSSI; encoded by the coding sequence ATGCTGGATCAATACAAAAACAAGAACATTCATATTATCGGGATCGGCGGAGCGGAGGGAAGTGCTATTGCCGAGTTTTTGGTGATGCACGGGATCACTTCGGTCACGGGACACGACTTTTCTCCAAAGGATGATTTTGGAAAAGCCTTTAGAAATACACATCTCAGCCTGAAATCCAAGGAGAGGGAAAATGCCCTGGATCACCTTTTGAATCTGCCTATAAAGATAAACTTCAAAGAAGATTATCTTGCGGGAGCGGAAAATGCTGATATTGTTTTTGTTTCCCAGGTGTGGTTCAAGTATCCGCAAAATCTTCCGAAGCTTAAGGATCTTTATGATAAAGGGATCATGTTCAAAACTATCACTAATTTATATTTCGAACTTGCGCCGTGTAAAATAATTTCAGTTACGGGGACGAACGGGAAAACTACAACTTCAAGACTGATAAACAGTATTTTTGAAGTCTGGGGCAGGGGGAATGAGAACCCAGAAGTCTATTTTGCCGGAAATGATAGGCAGAATATACAGGTTCTGGATAAATTGGCGAAGATGGAAAAAGAAGACGTTTTGATCCTGGAAACGAGCAGCACGCAATTGATGCTGAATTCCGGCATAAGTCCGTACATAGGGGTCATAACCAACATAACCCCGAATCACATAGACGATCATGGAAGTCTGGAAAACTACATTGAGGCCAAGAAAAATTTGATCCGTTTTCAAAAAAAAGGCGATTTTGCGGTTTTGAACTATGATGATGTTTATAGTCAAAAGTTTATAAAGTCCGTAAAGTCTAAGGTTTTTTTGTTCAGCAGGAAAAAAAAGCTGGAAAGCGGATGTTTTGTGTCTGATGGTCGGATCCTGGCGAAGATAAATGGCAAGGAAACACAGCTATTGAGTTTATCTGATATCAGGATCCCGGGCATGCATAATGTCGAGAACGTTCTGGCAGCAGCTTCCGCCGCTTACTTATATGGCGTTGATCCGGAAATTATCAGGGAAGGTATTTCAAAATATTCGGGAATAAAACACAGGCTTAAGCTTCTATACAACATAAAGGGAGTGAGGTATTATGATGACACGCAGGCTACGACTCCGGAAGCGACGATCTCGGGGCTGGATTCTTTCGAAGGCGATATCATTCTTCTTGCGGGGGGAGATGATAAAGGGATGAATTATGACGCGCTATCGGAAAAAATATGCAAAAAGGCAAAATTTCTTATTCTGTTTCCCGGGGATGCGTCGAACAAGATCGAAGCGCTGCTGGATGGAAACAATATAGAGTTTGCAAAAGTTATAGACATGAATGGCGCGATCGATCAATTGAAAAAATATTACCAAAAAACTGCCATGAAAGATGGCAGTGTTGTCCTGATATCTCCGGCATCGGCGCATTTTTATTCCAAGTTCGTTGAAAATTCCGGAAAAGATCTGAAAGAATGGATTAGATTAGTATCAAGTATTTAG
- a CDS encoding pyridoxal-phosphate dependent enzyme gives MSDFSSKLSMEGKGIWRYANFYRELIRPKNRLALADGSTEELENGSINDMAGGRVFFKREDMNETESLKGRSLAYQISLAKRDGLRELVISTSGNAGIAAAAYCRKAGIKLYIFMSSETDSEKIASMQKYDPIIIRSNRAMRLANYLSAKKKIRNLRPSRDDSSIEGFKSIAFEIYEHLGEVEAIFTFVTSGSSFVGIGSAYEYLLKSGEIKKLPKLFAVQSGGIFSIAREFDKIDNTGPEDDKIAGKLGVKETRRKEEIIDLIKKSGGGSFYVAGSEMENACKTLGSCKIHTSPEGCASFAALLRWSKAEKFKKAVCVLSGKARGNAADIDESSVYTAESFEEVDEVVNKNVNIKMENGSAKI, from the coding sequence ATGTCCGATTTTAGTTCAAAATTATCAATGGAAGGAAAAGGCATCTGGAGATATGCCAATTTTTACCGTGAACTTATCAGGCCCAAGAACAGGCTTGCGCTGGCCGACGGAAGCACCGAAGAGCTTGAGAACGGATCGATCAACGATATGGCGGGCGGGCGCGTATTTTTCAAGAGAGAAGATATGAACGAAACTGAATCATTGAAAGGCAGAAGTCTTGCATACCAGATCTCACTTGCAAAGCGGGATGGGCTGCGGGAGCTGGTTATCTCAACTTCCGGAAATGCAGGAATAGCCGCAGCGGCATATTGCCGGAAAGCCGGAATTAAATTGTATATTTTCATGTCTTCCGAAACCGACAGCGAAAAGATAGCGTCAATGCAAAAATATGATCCGATAATTATCAGATCGAATAGGGCCATGCGGTTGGCGAATTATCTGTCCGCCAAAAAAAAGATCCGAAATCTTCGCCCGTCGAGGGATGACAGTTCCATCGAAGGCTTCAAGTCGATCGCATTTGAGATATATGAACACCTGGGGGAAGTGGAAGCTATCTTTACGTTTGTAACAAGCGGAAGCTCTTTTGTCGGAATTGGAAGTGCATATGAATATCTTCTGAAATCAGGAGAAATAAAGAAGCTGCCTAAACTATTTGCAGTGCAAAGCGGAGGAATATTCTCCATTGCACGAGAATTTGATAAAATAGACAATACTGGACCGGAAGATGATAAAATTGCCGGAAAACTGGGGGTGAAGGAAACAAGGCGGAAGGAAGAAATAATCGATTTAATAAAAAAAAGCGGTGGCGGAAGTTTTTATGTTGCCGGATCCGAAATGGAAAACGCCTGCAAAACTCTGGGATCCTGCAAAATTCATACATCTCCGGAAGGTTGTGCAAGTTTTGCAGCGCTGCTCCGATGGTCGAAAGCGGAAAAATTCAAGAAAGCGGTTTGCGTGTTGTCCGGGAAAGCGCGGGGAAATGCTGCTGACATCGATGAAAGCAGTGTTTATACAGCGGAGAGTTTTGAGGAAGTGGATGAAGTAGTAAATAAAAATGTAAATATCAAAATGGAAAATGGAAGTGCAAAAATATAA
- a CDS encoding UDP-N-acetylglucosamine--N-acetylmuramyl-(pentapeptide) pyrophosphoryl-undecaprenol N-acetylglucosamine transferase, with translation MRVLFAGEPTKGHLYPIIAVIEKLREEAEKNSEDAEFMLISVKSDVLGDIFEEAKVPYKVILAPISTKPNPLGSLMMPVGFFQALWYLFNYMPDVIFTKGGYVSIPVAMAAWILRIPIMIHESDYDPQPVDKFLARFAKRIAISFERTSEVYKSPKKVVFTGNPVLSVISGGNREAARKEFVLSEGKPTILILAGTLGAKLINDLVIEVLPQLLEKYQIIHQCGIDNYDKIRALVEKMNIHNLNDYHLFPFFRNRAANAYAACDLVISRAGANTVSEIMTVGKPCILIPLSTAVSDEQTKNAFFYSETGAAILVSEKNLKPNLLLSIIAEVFTSSLKALEMERAARKMAHPAAAEKIVQELMDISK, from the coding sequence ATGAGAGTGTTATTTGCAGGTGAGCCGACGAAAGGCCATCTCTATCCGATAATCGCAGTCATTGAGAAATTGAGGGAGGAAGCCGAAAAAAATTCGGAAGATGCGGAGTTTATGCTTATAAGCGTCAAAAGCGACGTGTTGGGAGACATTTTCGAGGAAGCCAAGGTGCCATACAAGGTCATATTGGCTCCGATTTCCACAAAGCCCAATCCTCTTGGGTCCTTGATGATGCCGGTCGGTTTTTTTCAGGCATTGTGGTATCTTTTCAACTATATGCCCGATGTGATATTCACGAAGGGCGGCTATGTTTCGATCCCGGTCGCGATGGCTGCCTGGATCCTGAGGATCCCGATAATGATACATGAATCGGATTATGATCCTCAGCCGGTCGATAAATTTCTGGCAAGGTTCGCAAAAAGGATCGCTATTTCATTCGAGCGTACCAGCGAGGTATATAAATCTCCCAAGAAGGTCGTTTTTACGGGCAATCCCGTCCTCAGTGTCATTTCGGGAGGAAACAGGGAGGCGGCACGGAAAGAATTTGTGCTGAGCGAAGGAAAGCCGACCATCCTGATCCTTGCCGGAACCCTTGGCGCAAAACTCATAAATGATCTTGTGATCGAAGTTCTGCCGCAACTTCTTGAAAAATATCAGATCATACATCAGTGCGGCATCGATAACTATGACAAAATAAGGGCGCTTGTGGAAAAAATGAATATTCATAATCTGAATGATTATCATCTTTTTCCGTTTTTCAGGAATCGGGCGGCGAATGCCTATGCAGCATGCGATCTTGTTATAAGCCGTGCCGGAGCAAATACGGTTTCCGAGATCATGACGGTCGGAAAACCTTGCATCCTGATCCCGCTTTCTACGGCAGTCAGCGACGAACAGACCAAAAATGCGTTTTTCTATTCCGAAACCGGAGCAGCGATACTTGTGAGTGAAAAGAACCTCAAACCGAATCTGCTTCTGAGCATAATCGCAGAGGTTTTCACCAGCTCTCTGAAGGCTCTGGAAATGGAAAGGGCTGCAAGGAAAATGGCGCATCCCGCTGCTGCAGAAAAGATCGTGCAAGAGCTGATGGATATTTCAAAATAA
- a CDS encoding MarR family transcriptional regulator, protein MVQNRKNLLKNTDDLIEAFDKISKVFASMESFTDGISLSKPEILALELISNKEGVIMSETADELDISFSMATKIADFLVEKKLVVRNSNSEDRRIVELALTEAGKNIVLEYKKQKKIYFGKMLELLSENEQKVFIKVLEKIAKAMRQDK, encoded by the coding sequence ATGGTACAAAATCGAAAAAATCTTTTAAAGAATACAGACGATTTGATAGAGGCGTTTGATAAGATCAGTAAAGTTTTCGCTTCAATGGAAAGTTTTACTGATGGCATAAGCTTAAGCAAGCCGGAGATTTTGGCTTTGGAACTTATTTCCAATAAGGAAGGCGTTATTATGAGCGAGACGGCCGATGAGCTCGATATAAGCTTTAGTATGGCGACTAAAATCGCCGATTTTTTGGTTGAAAAAAAATTAGTTGTCAGGAATAGCAATTCCGAGGATCGCCGGATCGTGGAATTGGCGCTTACCGAAGCGGGTAAAAATATCGTTTTAGAATATAAAAAACAAAAGAAGATTTATTTCGGGAAAATGCTTGAATTGCTTTCAGAAAACGAGCAAAAAGTTTTTATCAAAGTTTTGGAGAAAATTGCCAAAGCAATGAGGCAAGATAAATAA
- a CDS encoding lysine biosynthesis protein LysW has translation MPNCQECSMPLDTDKKTPEVGEIITCENCGAEYEVISSDPIELELIEEEK, from the coding sequence ATGCCAAATTGCCAAGAGTGCAGTATGCCGCTGGATACCGACAAAAAAACTCCGGAAGTGGGAGAGATCATCACGTGTGAAAACTGCGGAGCCGAATACGAAGTGATATCCTCGGATCCGATCGAGCTGGAACTGATAGAAGAAGAAAAGTAA
- the murB gene encoding UDP-N-acetylmuramate dehydrogenase has translation MQSVKSLNIQKNVSLSKYTSFRIGGEAKFFCIAKTSEELREALEFADKNKIKHFILGGGSNLLVADKGFDGLVIKYGISGAKYLGDEIIEANAGTFLTSLITEAIKNNLKGLEWAAGIPGTVGGAICNNSGAYRSSMSENIIELNVLERNERSGSWIEKKMKKEDCVYEYRNSIFKQNKKYIILKAKFKLEKGNAEESKKLILEHIGDRAKKQPLSFPNAGCIFKNPVMDEKYMAKAFEEYPELKNISKGRCIPVWWFINTLKLSGKNIGGVEISEKHGNFLINTSNGKAEDVVILISLIKQKVRDNFGVQLHEEIEYVGF, from the coding sequence ATGCAAAGTGTCAAATCTTTAAATATCCAAAAAAACGTATCTCTTTCAAAATACACCTCTTTCAGGATCGGCGGCGAGGCCAAGTTCTTTTGCATTGCCAAAACCAGTGAGGAACTGCGGGAAGCTTTGGAATTTGCCGATAAGAACAAAATTAAGCATTTCATCCTGGGCGGAGGGAGTAATCTTCTGGTTGCGGATAAGGGCTTTGACGGCCTCGTGATCAAATATGGCATTTCCGGCGCAAAATATCTCGGAGATGAAATTATCGAAGCGAATGCGGGAACTTTTCTTACCAGTTTGATCACCGAAGCTATAAAAAATAATTTAAAAGGTTTGGAATGGGCTGCGGGAATTCCCGGAACGGTCGGAGGAGCGATCTGCAATAATTCCGGCGCATACAGATCTTCAATGTCAGAAAATATCATTGAGCTGAATGTTCTCGAAAGAAATGAAAGATCAGGATCATGGATTGAGAAGAAAATGAAAAAAGAAGATTGCGTTTATGAATACAGAAATAGCATTTTCAAACAGAACAAAAAATATATCATTCTGAAAGCGAAATTCAAACTGGAAAAGGGGAATGCTGAAGAAAGCAAGAAGCTCATTCTGGAACACATAGGCGATAGGGCGAAAAAACAGCCCCTCTCTTTTCCGAATGCGGGATGTATTTTCAAGAATCCCGTAATGGATGAAAAATATATGGCAAAAGCCTTTGAGGAATATCCTGAGCTGAAGAATATTTCAAAGGGGCGCTGTATTCCTGTCTGGTGGTTCATTAATACGCTCAAGCTTTCCGGAAAGAATATCGGCGGAGTCGAGATCTCTGAAAAGCACGGGAATTTCCTGATAAACACCTCGAATGGCAAAGCGGAAGACGTTGTCATTCTCATTAGTCTCATCAAGCAGAAAGTCAGGGACAATTTCGGCGTCCAGCTTCATGAAGAGATCGAATATGTCGGGTTCTGA
- the murC gene encoding UDP-N-acetylmuramate--L-alanine ligase codes for MDLDKVKKIHFIGIGGIGLSAIAKLMKKKGKDVSGSDLARSLMTEKLEKMGIKISIGQSEQNIASDVDLVIYTMAAAKDNPELKKARAMNIEAISYPESLGMVFNKKFGIAVCGTHGKSTTTAMAGLLLDDAGIDPTVLVGSIVPRFDSNLRVGSGKHMIIEACEYERAFLNYYPEMIILNNIELDHTDYYKDIDDFRSAFEVFVGHLPEDGVLIANGDDIEISKIKYQISKIRNRNIKILNFGLDKSNDVMGYDIVPGEGKTEFKVSFRGKDLGEFVLKIPGSFNVYNALAAATLGLELNIPVDIIKRSLSDYSGIWRRFEIKGNYHPASAPEELWQGKGALVISDYAHHPTAVNSTIKAAREFYPGRRIFAVFQPHQHNRTKRLYNDFLNSFNSADLVILSEIFDVAGREEKGDQNVSSLNLANDIRDQNKDLEDRVFYAKDLSETRKLIDEKIRPDDILLVMGAGDIYKIADDLIKK; via the coding sequence ATGGATTTGGATAAGGTAAAAAAAATACATTTCATTGGAATAGGCGGGATCGGGCTTTCTGCGATCGCAAAGCTGATGAAAAAAAAGGGGAAAGACGTCAGCGGATCGGATCTTGCCCGGTCTTTGATGACGGAAAAGCTTGAAAAGATGGGGATAAAAATATCGATAGGGCAGTCTGAACAGAATATCGCTTCGGATGTCGACCTTGTTATATATACGATGGCGGCGGCAAAGGATAATCCCGAGCTGAAAAAAGCGCGTGCGATGAACATAGAGGCGATAAGTTATCCTGAGTCGTTGGGGATGGTTTTCAACAAAAAATTCGGGATCGCGGTATGCGGAACTCACGGGAAGTCGACCACGACTGCAATGGCCGGACTCCTTCTTGATGACGCCGGGATCGATCCTACGGTCCTTGTCGGAAGCATTGTTCCGAGATTTGACAGCAATCTCCGTGTTGGCAGTGGAAAGCATATGATCATCGAAGCGTGTGAATATGAAAGAGCGTTTCTGAATTATTATCCTGAAATGATAATTCTGAACAACATCGAGCTCGATCACACGGATTATTATAAGGATATAGATGATTTCAGGAGCGCTTTTGAGGTGTTCGTCGGACATTTGCCGGAAGACGGGGTTTTGATCGCGAATGGGGACGATATTGAAATATCAAAGATCAAATATCAAATATCAAAAATAAGGAATAGAAATATAAAGATATTGAATTTCGGATTGGATAAAAGCAATGATGTAATGGGGTATGATATTGTGCCCGGAGAAGGGAAGACGGAGTTCAAAGTGAGTTTCAGGGGGAAGGATCTCGGAGAATTCGTTTTGAAGATCCCCGGGTCTTTTAATGTCTATAATGCTTTGGCCGCGGCTACTCTCGGACTGGAACTTAATATTCCAGTCGATATAATAAAAAGGTCTCTGTCGGATTACTCCGGGATCTGGAGAAGGTTTGAGATCAAGGGAAACTATCATCCCGCCTCCGCTCCCGAAGAGCTTTGGCAAGGCAAGGGCGCATTGGTTATTTCCGACTATGCCCATCATCCGACAGCGGTGAATTCGACTATAAAGGCAGCAAGGGAATTCTATCCGGGACGCAGGATCTTTGCTGTTTTTCAGCCCCATCAGCACAACAGAACAAAAAGGCTCTATAATGATTTTTTGAACAGCTTCAACTCCGCCGACTTGGTCATTCTTTCAGAAATATTCGATGTGGCCGGCAGGGAAGAAAAAGGAGATCAGAATGTCAGTTCGCTTAATTTGGCGAATGATATAAGAGATCAGAATAAGGATCTCGAGGATAGGGTATTTTATGCGAAAGACCTTTCTGAAACTCGGAAGCTTATTGATGAAAAAATCAGACCGGATGATATTCTCCTGGTCATGGGAGCTGGGGACATATATAAGATCGCGGATGATCTGATAAAAAAGTAA
- the ftsW gene encoding putative lipid II flippase FtsW, whose amino-acid sequence MKKNSADKILIIDILFLLVFGLIVISSVSVVISYNNFGYNYYYLTHQFLYGMAPGVLLMFILKDVDYKNYKKYAHLFFFAAIFLLVMVFLPGFGLETKGASRWIVVGDFSFQPSELAKLAFIIYFANWLAMKEKDLKNFEKGFLPFVLIVALVALPLILQPDIGTMMVIGAVALAMFIVAGANIRHLPLLFAGAVLAIFSLIKLAPYRVDRLMVFLHPELDPKGIGYQINQALLALGSGGFFGLGYGHSRQKFNYLPEPMGDSIFAVIGEELGLFGLMIVIALFVVYAKRGFEIARNAPDNFGKFTAFGITSWIAFQAFINIAAITSLAPLTGIPLPFISYGGSSLVVSLMGMGILLNISKHSAKHNTRRVF is encoded by the coding sequence ATGAAAAAAAATAGCGCGGATAAAATTCTGATAATCGACATATTGTTTTTGCTTGTTTTTGGTCTTATCGTGATCTCAAGTGTTAGTGTTGTGATAAGCTATAATAATTTCGGATATAATTATTATTATCTGACGCATCAATTTCTATATGGAATGGCTCCGGGGGTTTTGCTTATGTTCATATTGAAGGATGTGGATTATAAAAATTATAAAAAATATGCGCATCTGTTCTTTTTTGCGGCTATATTTCTTCTCGTGATGGTTTTTTTGCCGGGATTCGGGCTTGAAACAAAAGGGGCAAGCAGGTGGATCGTTGTGGGAGATTTCAGTTTTCAGCCGTCCGAACTGGCCAAGCTCGCGTTTATCATATATTTTGCGAACTGGCTTGCCATGAAGGAAAAAGATCTGAAAAACTTCGAGAAAGGATTCTTGCCATTCGTCCTCATAGTGGCCCTTGTGGCACTGCCGCTTATTTTGCAGCCGGACATCGGAACAATGATGGTGATCGGCGCTGTCGCCCTTGCAATGTTCATCGTCGCCGGAGCCAATATCAGGCATCTGCCGTTGCTTTTTGCCGGCGCGGTCTTGGCAATTTTTTCTTTGATAAAACTGGCGCCCTACCGCGTTGACAGGCTCATGGTTTTCCTGCATCCGGAGTTGGACCCGAAAGGGATCGGCTATCAGATAAATCAGGCTTTGCTTGCTTTGGGGTCCGGCGGTTTTTTCGGTCTGGGTTATGGACATAGCAGGCAAAAATTCAATTATCTTCCCGAACCGATGGGGGATTCGATCTTCGCGGTGATCGGGGAGGAGCTGGGACTTTTCGGACTTATGATAGTGATAGCCTTGTTCGTTGTTTATGCAAAAAGAGGTTTTGAGATCGCCAGAAATGCTCCTGATAATTTCGGAAAATTCACCGCATTTGGCATTACTTCATGGATCGCATTTCAGGCATTTATCAACATTGCCGCCATAACTTCGCTTGCTCCCCTAACAGGGATCCCTCTCCCGTTCATAAGCTATGGAGGGTCTTCTCTCGTTGTTTCTCTTATGGGAATGGGAATTCTGCTTAATATTTCGAAACATTCCGCAAAACATAACACGAGAAGGGTGTTTTGA
- a CDS encoding NlpC/P60 family protein produces the protein MTKQDIHGVLKSLSKKYQQKYGVAVFSIEAKETSNGLKLSGAVLTGNQKDELLRLAADGGVKISQEDIAVLSDWKQGNEIGWGLVRTKTANLRSRFVSNGIINEKILKRIRCSQAFRDEVLRILLKKEDQLLVQQGDLTLGWIDKKDVGMDKKNLRRKWNNGNFAKKDEIVAGNSDKSAIVKEARKYIGTKYVLGGRSESGIDCSGFVQAVYRNAAGLILPKHSWDQKQMGSKIGLKDAESGDLVFLIKKRNSHKHVGILVLKDNTSWLIHASLDKRKVIIQKMDEVLENYDVIEARRIF, from the coding sequence ATGACAAAACAAGATATCCACGGCGTACTAAAAAGTTTATCTAAAAAATATCAGCAAAAATACGGGGTTGCTGTTTTTAGTATTGAAGCGAAAGAAACAAGCAATGGATTGAAATTGAGCGGCGCCGTTCTTACCGGAAACCAGAAAGATGAATTGCTGCGCCTGGCGGCAGACGGTGGTGTGAAAATATCTCAGGAGGATATCGCCGTGCTCAGCGACTGGAAACAGGGAAATGAGATAGGATGGGGCCTGGTCAGAACGAAGACCGCAAATCTGAGATCGAGGTTTGTGTCGAACGGGATAATAAATGAAAAAATACTGAAAAGGATCAGATGTTCGCAGGCTTTCAGGGACGAAGTGCTCCGTATATTATTAAAAAAAGAAGATCAGCTGCTTGTACAGCAGGGTGATTTGACTCTGGGCTGGATCGATAAAAAAGATGTCGGGATGGATAAGAAAAATTTGCGCAGGAAGTGGAATAATGGCAATTTTGCAAAGAAGGATGAGATCGTTGCCGGTAACTCCGATAAAAGCGCCATCGTGAAAGAAGCGAGAAAATATATAGGGACGAAGTATGTATTAGGCGGAAGGTCAGAAAGCGGGATAGATTGTTCCGGATTTGTGCAGGCCGTTTATAGGAATGCCGCGGGATTGATCCTTCCTAAACATTCATGGGACCAGAAACAAATGGGATCGAAGATCGGACTGAAAGACGCGGAGTCGGGAGATCTGGTTTTTCTTATAAAAAAAAGGAATTCACACAAGCACGTTGGGATCCTGGTATTGAAAGATAACACAAGCTGGCTGATACATGCTTCTTTGGATAAGAGGAAAGTCATCATCCAGAAAATGGATGAAGTTCTTGAAAATTATGATGTCATTGAAGCGAGAAGGATTTTCTGA
- a CDS encoding CPBP family intramembrane glutamic endopeptidase, translated as MKISIWILSGFLVAGITAILNNAGIQPLSWIIWLGFALLYAYKNKDFSGIGLMQKNLKSAIMAGIAAGVLYGLMRGLILVYVPNLNIVFESGLTTIMDGYAAEKFPLVNISVSKFQFMSAFIIMSFIAVACWEIFYRGFLFMRISKYLYWPIAALIVAFVNGLGHFDVGVTGFYHSLVLFTVAGALMYRYKNIAAPFLFHYIHFFITFYTVLFLK; from the coding sequence ATGAAAATCTCAATATGGATTTTGTCGGGTTTTTTAGTTGCTGGCATCACAGCCATCTTAAACAACGCGGGGATCCAGCCGCTATCGTGGATAATTTGGCTTGGTTTCGCTTTGCTTTATGCTTATAAAAACAAGGATTTTTCCGGAATAGGCTTGATGCAAAAAAATCTTAAAAGCGCTATTATGGCTGGCATAGCAGCGGGAGTTTTGTACGGTTTGATGCGGGGGTTAATCCTTGTATATGTTCCGAATCTAAATATTGTTTTCGAATCCGGGTTGACCACGATTATGGATGGTTATGCGGCAGAAAAATTTCCTTTGGTCAATATCTCGGTTTCCAAATTCCAGTTTATGTCCGCTTTTATTATAATGTCTTTTATTGCAGTGGCCTGCTGGGAAATATTTTATCGGGGATTTTTATTTATGCGGATCAGTAAGTATCTTTATTGGCCGATTGCGGCTTTGATCGTTGCATTTGTAAATGGCTTGGGGCATTTTGATGTCGGCGTCACGGGTTTTTATCACTCGCTGGTTTTATTTACTGTAGCCGGGGCATTAATGTATCGTTATAAAAATATCGCCGCGCCGTTTTTGTTTCATTATATTCATTTTTTTATAACTTTTTATACGGTTTTATTCTTAAAATAA